A single window of Nicotiana sylvestris chromosome 3, ASM39365v2, whole genome shotgun sequence DNA harbors:
- the LOC104220521 gene encoding fatty acyl-CoA reductase 2, chloroplastic, producing the protein MEALSTLSSCSVISTTALKLSNNSTRCPAKKVDNMIYCQSSGTNVIKSSSRSSVIRSDHSTAFMEAAGSLVLSPNSNSQAEIKVKDLVPYERHDDGIGITKFLRGKAFLITGATGFLGKVLIEKMLRTAPDVNKIFILIKAKNKEHAMKRLKNEILNADIFKSLKQVHGKFYQTFMLTKLVPVVGNVCESNLGIDEDTSKMIAKEVDIIVNSAANTTFDERYDIALDINTGGPSRLINFAKQCHNLKLFLQVSTAYVNGQRQGRIMEKPFCIGDSIARENLLSGVNHNSFPFLNVEDEIKLVLESKQALDNNSVSQKMKEIGLERANKFGWQDTYVFTKAMGEMMIDSMRGDIPVVIIRPSVIESTYKEPFPGWMEGSRMMDPIILYYGKGQLTGFLVDPNGVLDVVPADMVVNATLAAMAKHGTEGKPGSSVYQVASSAVNPLVFKDLARMLFDHFNRSPYIDSKGRPIHVPKMTLLRSMEDLSSHLWQDAINRSGLTDLADPNSNLSKKLENICRKSVEQAKYLANIYEPYTFYGGRFDNSNTQRLMECMSKEERWQFGFDVESIDWKDYISNVHIPGLRKHVMKGRGSCS; encoded by the exons ATGGAGGCTTTGAGCACTCTAAGTTCTTGCTCTGTTATATCAACAACTGCTTTGAAATTGTCTAATAATTCCACAAGATGCCCTGCCAAGAAAGTTGACAACATGATATATTGCCAAAGTAGTGGTACAAATGTTATAAAATCGTCTTCTAGGTCATCGGTGATTAGATCGGATCATAGCACAGCTTTTATGGAGGCTGCAGGAAGTTTGGTTTTGAGTCCAAATAGTAACAGCCAAGCTGAAATTAAGGTGAAAGATTTGGTGCCTTATGAAAGGCATGATGATGGTATAGGCATTACCAAGTTTCTGAGGGGAAAAGCATTTCTCATTACTGGTGCAACTGGTTTTCTGGGAAAAG TTCTAATTGAGAAGATGTTAAGGACAGCACCTGATGTGAACAAAATATTCATCTTGATCAAGGCAAAGAACAAAGAACATGCTATGAAGAGATTGAAGAATGAA ATCCTCAATGCTGATATATTCAAGTCCCTCAAACAAGTCCATGGGAAATTTTATCAGACTTTCATGTTGACCAAGTTGGTACCTGTGGTAGGAAATGTTTGTGAGTCTAATCTAGGAATTGATGAAGATACATCCAAAATGATAGCCAAAGAGGTTGACATAATTGTGAATTCAGCTGCTAATACAACTTTTGATGAAAG GTACGATATTGCACTTGATATAAACACTGGAGGACCAAGCCGCCTTATCAACTTTGCAAAACAATGCCACAATCTTAAACTCTTTCTACAAGTATCTACAG CTTATGTAAATGGACAGAGACAAGGTAGAATTATGGAAAAGCCATTCTGCATTGGAGATAGTATAGCAAGGGAGAATCTTCTCTCTGGAGTCAATCACAACTCCTTCCCCTTTTTGAATGTTGAAGATGAGATAAAGTTAGTTTTGGAGTCTAAACAAGCTCTAGACAATAACTCAGTGTCTCAGAAAATGAAAGAAATTGGTTTAGAGAG AGCAAACAAATTTGGTTGGCAAGACACTTATGTATTCACAAAGGCAATGGGAGAGATGATGATAGACAGTATGAGAGGTGATATTCCGGTAGTTATTATTCGACCAAGTGTCATTGAAAGCACCTACAAGGAACCATTTCCAGGATGGATGGAAGGGAGCAG GATGATGGATCCAATCATTTTGTACTATGGTAAAGGGCAGCTCACAGGATTTCTTGTAGACCCTAATGGGGTTCTTGATGTG GTTCCAGCTGACATGGTTGTGAATGCAACGTTGGCAGCCATGGCAAAACATGGGACAGAAGGAAAACCAGGAAGTAGTGTTTACCAGGTTGCTTCATCTGCTGTAAATCCATTAGTCTTCAAGGACTTGGCAAGAATGCTATTTGATCACTTCAATCGTTCACCATACATTGATTCCAAAGGAAGACCAATTCATGTTCCAAAGATGACGCTGCTGAGATCCATGGAGGACCTGTCATCCCACCTTTGGCAAGACGCCATTAACAGGAGTGGCCTAACAGATTTGGCTGATCCAAACAGCAACTTGTCCAAGAAACTTGAGAATATCTGTAGAAAGTCAGTGGAGCAAGCAAAGTACTTGGCTAATATCTATGAACCGTACACTTTCTATGGAGGAAG ATTTGACAACAGCAATACTCAGAGGTTGATGGAATGCAtgtctaaagaagaaagatggcaattTGGATTTGATGTAGAGAGCATAGATTGGAAAGATTACATCTCTAACGTCCACATTCCAGGGCTAAGGAAGCATGTGATGAAAGGAAGAGGATCATGCAGTTAA
- the LOC104220511 gene encoding lipid phosphate phosphatase delta, whose amino-acid sequence MESIPGWEVVFLCGIATWVVLSSIFNVTQKIRSLTQYWVSSYVVSGTPITLRIQKYQHKYLDALFSGLSCVVSVPFYTAFLPLLFWSGHCKLARQMTLLMAFCDYVGNCIKDVVCAPRPSSPPVRRITATEDEKENALEYGLPSSHTLNTVCLSGFLLQYILSYTENEDAIIGLAGFAVVCVFVFLIAVGRIYLGMHSLIDIIGGLAFGLAILAFWLSVHKYIDDFVVLGQNVSSFWAVLSFLLLFAYPTPEIPTPSFEFHTAFNGVALGIVIGVQQTYHQFHHESVPRIFTPDLSFPAFLGRMLVGYPTILLVKFCSKALAKWMLPILASALGIPVRSTSYVPSLSFSPSAKKSDEIKQAGYIQKLFFFSHQDSFDVDTGIRLLQYTGLAWSVVDLVPSLFSHLSL is encoded by the exons ATGGAGAGCATCCCAGGGTGGGAGGTGGTGTTTTTGTGTGGAATTGCTACATGGGTTGTTTTGTCTTCAATATTTAATGTGACCCAAAAGATTAGATCTTTAACTCAATATTGGgtttctagttatgttgtttctggCACCCCCATTACTTTAAGGATCCAG aaATATCAGCACAAATATTTGGATGCCTTGTTTTCTGGTCTTTCTTGTGTTGTTTCTGTGCCTTTCTACACTGCTTTCCTTCCCTTGCTATTCTGG AGTGGACATTGCAAATTGGCTAGACAGATGACCCTTTTGATGGCCTTCTGTGATTATGTTGGTAACTGCATAAAG GATGTGGTATGTGCTCCTAGACCCAGTTCACCACCTGTTAGGAGAATAACGGCAACCGAAGATGAGAAAGAAAATGCTCTGGAATATGGACTTCCTTCTTCACACACCCTCAACACTGTCTGCTTGTCAGG GTTCCTTCTTCAGTACATCTTATCCTACACAGAAAATGAAGATGCCATTATTGGATTGGCAGGATTTGCAGTCGTTTGTGTGTTTGTTTTCTTGATTGCAGTAG GAAGAATATACCTGGGAATGCACAGCTTGATTGACATCATTGGGGGTCTAGCTTTCGGATTGGCAATCCTGGCATTCTGGCTCTCTGTTCACAAATACATTGATGATTTCGTAGTCTTGGGGCAAAATG TTTCATCCTTCTGGGCTGTGCTTAGCTTCTTATTGCTCTTTGCTTACCCAACACCAGAGATACCAACTCCAAGTTTTGAGTTCCACACAGCCTTCAATGGTGTGGCATTGGGAATT GTAATTGGCGTCCAGCAGACATATCATCAGTTCCATCATGAGAGTGTTCCTCGTATCTTCACTCCCGATCTTTCCTTTCCTGcatttttgggaagaatgctaGTAGGATATCCGACTATACTCCTTGTGAAGTTCTGTAGCAAGGCTCTTGCCAAATGGATGCTTCCCATACTTGCCAGTGCGTTGGGTATCCCAGTGAGATCAACCAGCTACGTCCCATCACTAAGCTTTTCACCTTCCGCTAAAAAGTCAGATGAAATAAAGCAAGCAGGTTATATTCAAAAGCTATTCTTTTTCTCCCATCAGGACTCGTTTGACGTGGATACTGGTATAAGGCTTCTTCAGTACACTGGTCTTGCATGGTCTGTGGTGGATCTTGTGCCTTCTCTATTCTCTCACCTAAGCCTATGA
- the LOC104217332 gene encoding histone-lysine N-methyltransferase ATXR4 isoform X2: MATQMSQARVDSLRRLRSKSGSPSQPVEVCLPLGESAPANSSTLPNPSSLTLLFLHFIASVISASRSFNSRTKLKRQIFRFVVMNVEKIPRTQGLKYPLLVKRLACMIISGASTPETFDILQPATLSSGMILLMEKEYQLLRSTFEDAGFTDEQIAFLTKQWYIDVLARIRINSFRIELALGSYEDILLSAAASVDAEAAVGNAIYILPSFYNHDCDPNIHILWIESVNAKLKALRDIEAGEELRICYIDASMDHNARQAILSEGFGFHCKCARCMSTD; this comes from the exons ATGGCTACGCAAATGAGTCAAGCCCGAGTCGACTCGCTTCGCCGCCTCCGATCCAAGTCGGGTTCACCGAGTCAGCCGGTCGAGGTGTGTTTGCCTCTCGGAGAATCGGCTCCGGCGAACTCATCCACACTGCCAAACCCATCGTCTCTCACCCTTCTCTTTCTTCACTTCATAGCGTCTGTTATTTCTGCCTCAAGAAGCTTCAATTCAAGAACCAAACTGAAGCGTCAAATATTCCGTTTTGTAGTGATGAATGTAGAGAAGATTCCAAG AACTCAGGGCCTAAAGTATCCACTTCTAGTAAAGAGATTGGCTTGCATGATTATATCTGGAGCTTCCACTCCTGAAACTTTTGACATACTTCAGCCAGCAACGTTATCTTCCGGAATGATTTTACTG ATGGAGAAGGAATATCAGCTGCTGAGAAGCACATTTGAAGATGCAGGGTTCACAGATGAGCAGATTGCAT TTTTGACAAAGCAATGGTATATTGATGTATTGGCACGGATCCGTATTAATTCTTTTCGGATTGAATTGGCCTTGGGATCGTATGAAGATATCCTTTTGTCAGCAGCAGCATCAGTAGACGCAGAGGCTGCTGTTGGAAATGCTATTTATATACTACCGTCATTTTATAATCATGACTGCG ATCCCAATATACACATTCTGTGGATAGAAAGTGTGAACGCAAAATTGAAGGCACTTCGTGATATTGAAGCAG GAGAAGAGTTGCGGATATGCTACATCGATGCAAGCATGGATCATAATGCTCGGCAAGCTATCCTTTCTGAAGGATTCGGTTTCCATTGCAAATGTGCTCGATGTATGTCTACTGACTAG
- the LOC104217332 gene encoding histone-lysine N-methyltransferase ATXR4 isoform X1 — MLPLLRRMSNIHIHTRRKNPFLSICNGYANESSPSRLASPPPIQVGFTESAGRGVFASRRIGSGELIHTAKPIVSHPSLSSLHSVCYFCLKKLQFKNQTEASNIPFCSDECREDSKIFYETEKQADWSAIHEYCRTQGLKYPLLVKRLACMIISGASTPETFDILQPATLSSGMILLMEKEYQLLRSTFEDAGFTDEQIAFLTKQWYIDVLARIRINSFRIELALGSYEDILLSAAASVDAEAAVGNAIYILPSFYNHDCDPNIHILWIESVNAKLKALRDIEAGEELRICYIDASMDHNARQAILSEGFGFHCKCARCMSTD; from the exons ATGTTACCATTACTCCGTCGGATGTCCAATATTCATATTCATACGAGGAGGAAAAACCCGTTCCTCTCAATTTGTAATGGCTACGCAAATGAGTCAAGCCCGAGTCGACTCGCTTCGCCGCCTCCGATCCAAGTCGGGTTCACCGAGTCAGCCGGTCGAGGTGTGTTTGCCTCTCGGAGAATCGGCTCCGGCGAACTCATCCACACTGCCAAACCCATCGTCTCTCACCCTTCTCTTTCTTCACTTCATAGCGTCTGTTATTTCTGCCTCAAGAAGCTTCAATTCAAGAACCAAACTGAAGCGTCAAATATTCCGTTTTGTAGTGATGAATGTAGAGAAGATTCCAAG ATCTTCTATGAGACTGAAAAGCAAGCAGATTGGTCAGCTATTCATGAATACTGTCG AACTCAGGGCCTAAAGTATCCACTTCTAGTAAAGAGATTGGCTTGCATGATTATATCTGGAGCTTCCACTCCTGAAACTTTTGACATACTTCAGCCAGCAACGTTATCTTCCGGAATGATTTTACTG ATGGAGAAGGAATATCAGCTGCTGAGAAGCACATTTGAAGATGCAGGGTTCACAGATGAGCAGATTGCAT TTTTGACAAAGCAATGGTATATTGATGTATTGGCACGGATCCGTATTAATTCTTTTCGGATTGAATTGGCCTTGGGATCGTATGAAGATATCCTTTTGTCAGCAGCAGCATCAGTAGACGCAGAGGCTGCTGTTGGAAATGCTATTTATATACTACCGTCATTTTATAATCATGACTGCG ATCCCAATATACACATTCTGTGGATAGAAAGTGTGAACGCAAAATTGAAGGCACTTCGTGATATTGAAGCAG GAGAAGAGTTGCGGATATGCTACATCGATGCAAGCATGGATCATAATGCTCGGCAAGCTATCCTTTCTGAAGGATTCGGTTTCCATTGCAAATGTGCTCGATGTATGTCTACTGACTAG